In Acanthochromis polyacanthus isolate Apoly-LR-REF ecotype Palm Island chromosome 9, KAUST_Apoly_ChrSc, whole genome shotgun sequence, the DNA window ggaaactgctgtgaaaagttcaatctttgagcacacattaacaaaacaatgtataatgcagaagtcaacaAGTTACATTTTCTGAACCAAGAATACAAAATGTAATGTatggaatatttttaaatataaaacaaaaaaaaggttgtTTTGGCTCAAATTTCATAACTGACTGAACAAGTATAACAAGTTATACCACAAAAGCATTGCTAGTCAGACTGATCTAAGTAGAACAGAGTTGGTTTTCCAAACATAACTcagaaaatcattattttttcacatgGGCAAGATTTAGAACAGAGGGCCACTGATGATATGAGATGAAATAACCCTGAACTGTGCGATTTACCTCAACTCtaaacattttgtgttgttccAGGATATCTTCGAAAACATGGGGAAGAAGTTCTGGGAAACTGATCCGTCTATTTGGGATAGTATCAACAATGCAGGACTCAGGTATTATATTCTTTCCTGCTTAATGATGTCTGGTGAGAGCAAATTTATGACATGCATCTAATGGCAGTCATCCAGATATCACTTCAttatttttagtctgtttttagtTCAGAACTCATCACAGCACTACCAAGAGACTGTGAGGGATATAAACTATAGTCATTTGTATTTTACGATTTTAAAACTGAGAAACTTTTTGACTTGCTTCAATTTTTCCTCATCTGGCAGGGGTCActattttttctcagtttttgggGCCCGGTTGATGGTTGCTCAAGGCCGAGGTTTGATAGTGACCGTTTCATCTTTTGGGGGGATGCGGTACCTCTTCAACGTGCCGTATGGAGTTGGTAAAGCTGCAGTAAGTTGTCCTCACATTCACATTTAGGTCACTGCAACCCAGTATGTGCACTACACAGTTAGATCTGAGTCCTATACTTGATCATATCTCCTCTCATATCCCATCAATgtaataaaaatctgttttctttacgtttttttccagtgtgacaGGCTGGCAGCTGATATGGCTGTCGAGCTGAAAAGCAGAGGAGTGGTTTCTGTCAGCCTGTGGCCGGGAGCCGTACAAACGGAGCTTGTCACTCAGCTTGTAGTGGACAAAGAAGCCCCACAGGGTATAAATCCTCAGGTAGACTCTTGTCTAGCAGCAAAACCTTCTTCATGGTTACTCCTTCTGTTATACCCTACATCTctggattttcttttcttcagtttAAAACTGTCTTCGAACATGGAGAAACCACAGAGCTGAGCGGGAGGTGCATTGTCAACCTGGCTAAAGGTAGGACTGCACTGTGGAAAACAGTGCACACCTCACAGTCAGATTAGAGGAATCTGACGTGGCATTAACAACTGCAGTCCAGTAAATGTCATCTAAAAAAGGAGATAACAGTTCAGTAACAGTGTGCACATTTTTGTTCTGCACATCCTAACGTGCTTCACAAAACTGATATGCTGCATACTGGTACAGATGAGTATTTTAGAGGACTGTTTATTCACAAACTAAGCCAGACCCCTTAGGTCATCTGGAACTGGTTTGTTGTGTATCCCAAGAACTAGAACCAAGCAAGGTGAGGCAGCGTTCGGTTATTatgctcctcacctgtggaacaaacttctTGTAGATTTGAGGTCTGTTCAAACTGTCAGTGCCTTTAAATCAGGGCTGAAAACCCAACTGTACtgttatttgtatagcacaatTCAACACAAGGTAATTCAAAGTGCTCTAcataaataaacttgccttgccttgctTTGCCTAAGCCCACTTTGAATTTTGGTTTCTCTTTTTGCCTGAAAGATAAAAATCTGATGTCACTGACTGGGAAAATACTCCTGACTTGTGACCTGGCAAGGCGCTATGGAGTGAAGGATATTGATGgtaaatttgtatttctttctgcctttttttaaaaaatttgcagAATACAGACTTTAAACAGATCATTATGTGCAGTccactctaatattttgtacatttgtttcTTTCCAGGGCGGAGCGTGGCTGACTACACTTGTGTAAAATACCTCCTGAGCCAGTCTCCATATCTGTCCTGGCTCTCCTATGTTGTCCCCTCTTTCATTCGCGTGCCACACTTTGTGATGACCCTGGCAAATAGCAAGTTCTAAAGGTTCCCTACATCAGTCCTCACATGGCATGGTCGGTCATTTCACTGGCATAACCATTACTATTGGCTAAAGGGTGTCAAGAGGATTTATGCTCGACATTATTTTTGAGGGAGTACTTATCCTTTGCATATGTACGTACTCATACACATTCCAGCTACAGAGCTTAACTGATTCTATGAAGTTTGAAGTAAACAAGGTTTGTCTGAAGGATGTCGAAACATACCGACTGTTTAACATAATGTAGGAGAAGCAATACAATGTGAAAATTGCAATTTCTTGTTATAACTATGTGCAATTTCCTAATTACTACACGGATATTAAGGATCTTTTTGAAGCACATGAAGAAGCATTACacttattttttgcttttattgaaattttcattaaatttgtaTATTCACACACTACAGCTATTGTATTCAGCGAGTTAAGGaagaaataactaaataaaccaatgtaaacctgctgctgtttataTTTCTCATTCTTTTTTTGCAAATCTTCAGTAAATTATTTTATAGTTAAATGACTCCAGtgaacatgattttttttcccatcatgtTGTTAATATGGTAAAATGTGCAAATAGTGAATTTTATGTACTGGAAGGCAAATTATGTGCAAAGCAAGCCGTGTGGGACTTTCTGTATTGTTATTATTTGCTAGAATAGAAATATAAACTAGCCattgttgaactaaaatgaagacagatttaGCAACTGCAGAGCTTATTTTTTGcctcagatgttttcagaaaaaCTTTTCGCTGAATTGTTTTCGTAATAATAGAGAAACTTTGCGTCTGAGCCACCATGTTGGTCAGATGTCTCTACAGGACTGGTTTGCAGTGAAGCTAAGTGCCTGCAATCACACCACTTGGTGGCCCTCTAGTGACATGCCTATCAAGCTTAATAATGTTGGGAAACCTCTCTCACGTGTAAAAACACCCCTGTGGACATGCACTTCCACATTTCaaatttagaatagaatagaaatgaATAGCTTTTACTGTCTTTGTACACAAAAATTGTACAACGAAACTGGTGGGAGCATCTCTCTATAGTGcacttaaaaaatacaaatgcaatatccatccatccattctctatacaccgctttatcctcactcgggttgcggggggtgctggagcctatctcagtaaactcgggcgaaggcaggggacaccaagGACAAGTCTGTCGCAggtctacatatacagacaaacaatcacactcacattcacacctacagacaatttagagtagccaattaacctcagcatatttttggactgtgggaggaagccggagtgcccggagaaacaAATGCAATATGCATGAcataataaaagtaataaatagaaTAATAAAAGTTTgcgtatacacacacactgatgttacACTGTCCCATGTTTGACCAAGAGAAATTTGTTCTCAAGAATCTGTGGGGATGATATTACTTTGAAgacatctgttttcattttgatatgAAAGGGTCTTTTTTTGTAGATTACTGTCcaaataattgaaataaaaagaggagaaaaaacaaagatggatgaatactttttataggcactgttAAAAGGAAgacccttcactggcttccagttgctgcccgcataaaattcaaaactcaCATTTGCtttcaaaactacaatgaaaacagctctcATTCAGGTCTTCACTCCCTCCTGCTCACTACGCTCGGCCAACAAAAGGCGcctgatacaaccaccacaacagggccGGTTGATGGCTGGACTTTTCTCTTCTTTGAGCTTGTCAAACTCAAACAGATTGTACAACTGTATGAGAAAAATGTAACTCTGATTGCTTCTCCTGGTGAGAACAGAGGGACTGTTCAGATTTAACAAGATGATTCCTCCTGTTAAAAATCACATCAGATGTTTTGTCGCCTTGATACAGGGGGTGCTGGTGGGTGGTTGACGTGCAAATGTTTGGCCTACTGTCACGGATTTATTATACAGGCGCCTCCTCCCTCCAATCCACGGCCTGCTCTGCCCAGACTGGCACACCCACCCCGCCGTCACTGTGGGAGAGTCGGTTGGGCCTTGTGGGCTTCCTGGTCCTCAGCTCCGCCTCGCCTCGATCTGGCCGGACAGGGGAAACACTTCTCAGTTAAAGAACAAAAGCAACAACGGGCGGACCGAAGGAGGGGACGAATAAACGGCGACTCGGATTCAGACCCGAATCCCACGGATTGGAGATTTTTAATGTACCCTCTTCGCCGGGAATTTAACCGACGACTGAACTCCTTCGACAGGCGACAAACTTGGTCGCCTCGCATCTTTGTGGCTCGACGGTAATCCGTCGAGGCGCTTTATAAATAAGACAAGGGTCAAACAAACACACGGACGGTTATTGTTTCACGGCTCTACCTCTAAACTTAGGCCATAAAAGAAGCGGAGTGGTGGAGGGGAAACTCCGCGGTGCTTTTGGTATCGTTTCGCTTGGACGGACCTCGGGGATAAAGGGTTGTTTTGGCGTTTTCGgtaagtttatttttatgtttcagtGAAGCGTGTCTGACGGCGAAGTGCGCCTGTGCAGTGAGAAGCGTTTTAGTTAGTACGCCATAAAGGGGGGAGACACTGGACTGCtattgtcacacacacacagcaacttttaatgctttttgtcacaggaaaacaaaaataaaacacaagaaactATACACGAGACTCAAAGTGAAACATGGAACACCCCAGGGGTTCACCACATGATCTCATTCCCGTTAGTTTGAGTGCATCACCACTGACTAAGAGTGATTTCATAATTGTTAGCTAATGTTTGTGTTACACTTCAGCATTTCTTTGGTGGTTCCAGTGACCTGAGTTGTCGGGCCATGACGTAACCTCCCAACTAACTGTGCAACATGTCTCCTGCTCCAAATAAACAACAGCTCCTCCAAAATTAACAGCACATAGGTATGAGACAGTCCAGTGTTTTAGTTTCAAACACCTGGTTGGTATGTTTTGGTGTATGGGTCAAATATGTGAAACACTGATCCAGAAGTTCATCTAAATTCCTTGTTTTTAGGCTCCTGCCACATATGTGATAAGCTGAAGTGTTAGTCCAACACCTGTTGCTTAAAAAATCAGTTTCTTTCCATTCTGTAATCCAGCTCATGACTAATGTacgtcattttctgtttctacagGTTTCTCTCGTGGTAGCTGCCTTTTGTGACGACGCCTACCTTCCACAACTGAGAACTTGGAAGTGGAACAAAGCCTGACGAGGGAAGAAGGGGTGAGAAAGTAGGCTGTGATGGATTTCTCATAGATTCCCCATTCCCCTCTGCCCCCACCCTTTTGCGACCAATCCCCCCCtctcacacaaaacaaaagtcagGCACCACACTTTATGGGGGAGGGGAGACCTAGTCTGGACAGAGTAGCTATACGACTAGTTTCATTGAGAGTTCAGAATAAGGAGAGCAAAGCAGGGGGGGAAGGGGTGGCAGCTGTAAGATAATTGACTTTGAGAATGAATGAGAACAGAAAGTTCTGAAAACATCAGTGCGTACTTTTCAGAAAGAACTGTCCTTCTCCTCGCTATGATCTTATCTGTGAAGTTAAAACATCtcgacaaacaaacacaacacatcaatcactgcttttgtttcttttctagGTGACGCAGCCTAATTCGATAGTCCAGATGGCAACCTACACtgaacagagcagcagaaatgGACTATTTGTGAGCATGAAGGAGCGTTTTGAAGGAAAAGTGAAAGAGACAGAATGTGAAGGAAAACTCAATGGCAAACGCTCCTCTAAGGTCTTGCGCCACCCTGCCGCCTCAGCTGAAAGCAACACCAGTGGCGTGGCGAGTTTCACCACCAACCACAACTCTGTGGTGTGCCTCCCTCTGGTGTCAGAGGGACTTAAACTGGTATGGACACAGTCTGACCAGACCCGTGAACTTGACTCAATCCCACAGCTCGTCCAAGCCTTTAACTTGTTTCCGTACCCATCATCCCGGGAGGTCAACACTCTGGCCCGGGTGTGTGCCTTGCCACTAGACAAAGTTAAGGTGTGGTTTATGGTGCAGAGGATTAAATATGGTATTAGCTGGTCATCAGAGGAGATCGAGGAGACACGACGGAAACTGGCAGTGCCTGAGCTTCATGATGACCCCACTGCAACAACTGAGGAAGCCAAAACAATGACCAAGAGCAGAAGTTCTGAGGAACTGGTTATTGACGAGAAggagagtgaagaagaagaagaagaagaagaagaggttgCTCTCTCCACCTTCGTGCCCCAGAAGAAGATCCCAAAGTGTGAGTCACCGGATTCATATAAACCAGCCAAATCCACTGCGCCCTGTTTCAGTTCCACCCTCCCACCTCCTCAGGACTCATACTTCTACCGCCCACCAGCAGACACACCAGCAGCCATGGCAACTGATGTCTCCCTTGATCTTTCAGAGTCGGCTACACGACCGCACCGTCACGGACGTTACAAAAAGACTAAAGCTCAGCTCGCTGCCCTTCGCAAAAGCTTCCTGAGAGAGAACTGGCCTGCAGAGGCGGAGCTCAGACGTTTGCAGGAAGAAACCGGGCTGACCCGAAACGACATCCGTAAATGGTTCAGTGACAGTCGTTACCAGCTAAGAGTTGGCCGAGGAAGCCTGGCAGCAGCCCAGAACTATTCTCATCACACTGCTGTTAGTGGCAAGCAGGATCAACAACCAGAACCTCTTCCGCTTGTTTCTCAAAAGTCTCGTCAGCTAAACGGGGTGAAAGGCCACGAGGGAGTCCGCAGCAATGGTATTAGAAACTCGCATTTCTTCCAGACCTTCTTGACAAACAGCCTGGAAGCATTTGGAGAAAGGGTTCTTGATGCACAAGTGTATGATGTTATTGAGGATCTTTCTGGTGATGGGGACAGCTTGAAGGATGAAGAACAAAGTGAAGAACAACCTTTAGAATTGACCAAGACCTGCCACGTTGAGCCAGATATTCCAGAGGAGCCCAATGTATTAAAATCCTCTCCCGATTCCTCCCCCTCTGGCAGTCCACCACCGGCTGCCTCACCTAATAAACCGCTTTCAAACAGAGGCAGCGCTTCAAAGAAGTCAGTTCACTCAGCCAAAACCAGTCCCTCACGTTTCTCAGGGCCTTCCACGTCGCCTGCCCTCACTCCTGCTGGGCGACCAAGAAAGACCAAGGAGCAGCTGGATGTGTTAAAGCAGCACTTCTTGCGCTGCCAGTGGCCCAAGAGCGAAGATTACACTGAACTTGTTAAGCTCACAGGTTTACCTCGGGCAGATGTAATCCAGTGGTTTGGAGACACGCGGTACGCTGTCAAAAACGGCCAGCTGCGCTGGGTGAAGGGGGTCCGTGACCAGTTCTTGGCAGAACTTGCCGCTCAGCAAAGTGCCAGTGGTTTACCAAATGGAAGTGGTACAGTCCCTCGGGTTGGGGGTCGCAAACGAAAATCTCAAGCAAACGGAAGCGCAGATTGCCCTGATATCCAGCCGTTAATATCATATTATCATTCGACAGGCTCACTACATGAAAAAGACCTTGACTCTCTATGCAAGAAATCCAGAATGAGCTACCAGCAGGTGCGGGATTGGTTTGCAGCTCAGGATGTTGGCGAGACTGACAAAGAACCTATTGTTacttaaggacatttttaaaagttggtGGGGTCTCCTCACGTCTTTGGTTTATATTGCTTTAATTGAGGCAGGTTTGTAACATTCAGTCTTCCCAGTACAAGCCCAAAGtgaggtttgtgttttttatatatGCTGCATTCCCTGCTTATCCTAATATATTTGGACTTGAATTATAATTGTGCCGCCTGTGTTGCTGTAAATAGGACAGTAACCTGTACACTGGTCTGCTATATTTTTTTGagctcattattttttttagatatcaCTACGACAGATTTTTCAGTATGCTATTGTAGCAGTATAATTTAAACTGGTTGTACTTTTGGTACCTGGCTATAGCAGGTACTTTCTTGCTCCGTAAAAAGTCTCTACATTGATGAATCTGTTGAGTGGTCGCTGTGTGTAATCATTCCTTCAACAGCCAATAATACCTTGACATGAGAAGCACACTGGACATGCACACTTTGAACTGACATCTTGCACTTTGGTTTTAGAGCCTGCTGCCATTACGTTAATTACATCCAGTAACTTCACAGAAAATCCATTCATTTCACAAAACATGGATTCTTAGCTATACATGGGTCATTCTTGTTACCTGAAGCCTATGATCATGCTTTTTCAAAAACATGTTACAGAAAATATCGTTACATCTAATGTCTACAGTGTATTTCTGAAATGCATTCCCTGATTCCCCTTTTGACGCTCTGCTGTAATACTTGACTTACTATTTGAATACTTTGCTTGTCGTTTGCATATTACATATTTGCATAAAGGCTGACAGTACTAAGAAGCAGTAACCACATCAAAATCATACAGACGTCAGAATTGCCTACATGCTCATGAATTAAGTCAGTATTTTTATATCTCTTTTGTCTTAATAGGTATAGGGTGTGACCTCATGGTTTTTATGTAGACACACTAGTTCAGATAACTGATGGGGGCCCAAGTACTGTATACGTAGCAAAGGATTCAAATCCAAAGAAAATGACTACTTTGTCAACTTACATTATGATTTATAGCACAAACATTATACTTTCTTATCAGTTCATGTATTTATTAGTTACTTCCTACATAGCTGTGTTTGCAAGAAGAGAACCTCCACACTCTGAAGTACTTTTTAGCTGAAATACAAAGGGTGAAGTGGGATTTGAGTTTAGTTCCTTAGAAATGTCTGGACAAAGGTTAGATGACCAGAAACTTGTCAAAGCAGTGTGCATCACTTTGTTTCGTCATCCTGTTAGTCATGAGAAGCTAATGCGACATGTGTCATGCTGTGGGGAAATGTCCATAACACGTAGTGTCTTCCTTTGCcgatgtttttaatgtgtttttttttcctgtttgaaaGAAATTCTCATTTGCACAATTGTGTCACTGGAAACCAGTAAAAGATTTGCCTTTATGACCGTGTATGCAGACAGTTATTTCAGTGTGCTGTAAAGAACCCGGCTGATTACGATCTCTGTTTATTCTTAATCCATGTGAGCCAAGGCAAAGTGGCTGTGAAGTTAATCTTCAGAAATACCTCTAAGATAAAGTGCCACAAAATAATACCACAAATCAGCTACAATTTTATGGCAATTTAATATCGCAACATCAGAATGCCATGGTAGTATCAATTTAACATCCATGTAGGTAAAACAATGCACAAGACACTTTAGGTTTTTGGGCAAACTAAAAAGCTTTATCTCCTACATGGTTTGAGTCCTAATAAACAAATCTAAGACGCCATAACTAACAAACTTGTTCCCAATAATGTGACAAATCAATGTCTAGGAGACTGTACTGGCAGCCCAGCCATAAACTGGAGCTGGAAAACATTAGGAGTCTGCGTTCTGAGGGAGACAGAAATGCACTGACTCGGTTACCTGAGAAAATCTTCCCATCAAGAACATTTAGAAATGTGATACAATGCTTCATGGCAGAGGTTATTCAGAAAGCATTTCTCACCTTGTAGGAGTGCTGAAGGATGTGGGTGTTCCTTTTCAAAACAGAGAAGGATTTTGATTGAGGATGGCATGCATTCAGTTTCTAATTTGATGAAGCAAATTATCCAGTTTAATTGCAGCCGCGATGGCAGAGCTGCAAGAGCTTGAACGCAGTCACACTCACTGTATTCATGAAGAGAACTGTGGCTGGAAATAGAGATAGCTGATCCAGGAGTCTGGAGAAACAGCAACAGAGGaaagtgttttctgtatttcatgGAGAAATCACGTCCAATCGAATGTATttgtacatttctgtgtaatgtATGTTAGACAAAAATCTTTACTCGACGTTTGGAATTTAATACTTAATTCTATCAGCATGTGAACTACACATGAGCCAAGTAAAGGGAGATGTGGCTACTCATAATAACACAAAAGCTCCTGATGTTGACAGGATGACCATTTTTGCCACGTCTCTTATTTTTCTGCATCGTTGTCATCATGTATCGTGTAAAATTAGCCCATTACTGAAGTATGATTAATGCATGAGAGTGATTCATCACTAATTCACTATAGTAACAGCTTACATGCTGTTTTAGACATCATCACTGACGCATGGCGGCCAAATATAAACTTTATTCCCTTTAATGAGAAGATCAGAAAAATTTCTTTCTTGATACCAcctgatgtaaaaaaaacaacaaaaaaacaaaaccccaaAAACACAGACCAATGCTAGCCCTccttattttcatttgtttcctcaTCCTTTACATATTCTTATTTGCAGGAATATTGATAAATATCTAAATGAagtgttttctaaatgtttgaTTTGTCACTTCTGACTGAAAAACTGAGCTCCTCTTAAAGTTACAGTGTAGTTTCCACACTACATCATTAAGGATCTGGTCTACAAATATGTAATTCTGACTGAGCTAGAGAATTTGTCTCATTGGACAACGTTCATCAGTGGATGGAGTAACTTAGTTGTTCACAGTGATACAATCTTTAAGCCATCAAAGACAACACTGTCCAGGAAACCCCTCTGAAATCTAGTTGAGTGTAACTGAAGTTAAGGTTTCAGTGGCAAAGGATTTAAAAGTTACCAAACaagtacatatacatatatttatttggGGGAAAAATCATCTTGGTTTCTAAATCATGACATCAATTTAGCTTTACTTGAAGTGAATATTAGTGAGAGACTTACATGCAGGTTGAGAGTAGGACCTCTGTCTCTGGCCCACCTGTGAGACTCTGCTGAGCCTATATGACTGAGACCCAGATAGAATATTTGAGTGTTTATGTGATTTAAAGAATGAAATCAACTGGAAGATGACAACATACTGTAACGCATACCTCACAGGTCTTTGACGAGGGGtaactggtaaaaaaaacaaacaaaaaaaaacaagcacaagCGCATCATCAACTTCAGTCAAATCATATAAAACTAAACACCAACATTGAAAACTGCAACAATTCGACTACAATCACTGAGGCTACCTGGGGGGTGACGGCCACAGGGAGGGACATCCTCTGAGTGCTGGGAGTCAACAAATTGAATAGTTTTAAAATCGATACAATGAAGTTTGGTCTCAAACATATGTAAATGGCTTTTACCCTTCAGTTTGAAACTGTCCTGGAGAAACCTGTGGCACAGAAAGTGAGCAGACTAAATTAGCTTTGTAACTTATTACATGACATTGACAATTTTGGCAGTgtgaactttttcttttatatacTTTTCAAACACTTACCCTCCTCTGAGAAAGTGGCTTTTTTAACTCCGCAGTTTCTCGTCTGAGCTCTGAAAGCTGCTTCTTTAAGTC includes these proteins:
- the dhrs1 gene encoding dehydrogenase/reductase SDR family member 1, whose amino-acid sequence is MSLSGWVCVVTGASRGIGRGIALQLSEAGATVYITGRQEKTLKETAAQVNERGGRCLPAVCDSTKTEDIEQLFERIKREQNGRLDILVNNAYAGVQDIFENMGKKFWETDPSIWDSINNAGLRGHYFFSVFGARLMVAQGRGLIVTVSSFGGMRYLFNVPYGVGKAACDRLAADMAVELKSRGVVSVSLWPGAVQTELVTQLVVDKEAPQGINPQFKTVFEHGETTELSGRCIVNLAKDKNLMSLTGKILLTCDLARRYGVKDIDGRSVADYTCVKYLLSQSPYLSWLSYVVPSFIRVPHFVMTLANSKF
- the homeza gene encoding homeobox and leucine zipper encoding a, giving the protein MATYTEQSSRNGLFVSMKERFEGKVKETECEGKLNGKRSSKVLRHPAASAESNTSGVASFTTNHNSVVCLPLVSEGLKLVWTQSDQTRELDSIPQLVQAFNLFPYPSSREVNTLARVCALPLDKVKVWFMVQRIKYGISWSSEEIEETRRKLAVPELHDDPTATTEEAKTMTKSRSSEELVIDEKESEEEEEEEEEVALSTFVPQKKIPKCESPDSYKPAKSTAPCFSSTLPPPQDSYFYRPPADTPAAMATDVSLDLSESATRPHRHGRYKKTKAQLAALRKSFLRENWPAEAELRRLQEETGLTRNDIRKWFSDSRYQLRVGRGSLAAAQNYSHHTAVSGKQDQQPEPLPLVSQKSRQLNGVKGHEGVRSNGIRNSHFFQTFLTNSLEAFGERVLDAQVYDVIEDLSGDGDSLKDEEQSEEQPLELTKTCHVEPDIPEEPNVLKSSPDSSPSGSPPPAASPNKPLSNRGSASKKSVHSAKTSPSRFSGPSTSPALTPAGRPRKTKEQLDVLKQHFLRCQWPKSEDYTELVKLTGLPRADVIQWFGDTRYAVKNGQLRWVKGVRDQFLAELAAQQSASGLPNGSGTVPRVGGRKRKSQANGSADCPDIQPLISYYHSTGSLHEKDLDSLCKKSRMSYQQVRDWFAAQDVGETDKEPIVT